The proteins below are encoded in one region of Winogradskyella helgolandensis:
- a CDS encoding 3-phosphoshikimate 1-carboxyvinyltransferase, with protein MDISIQKSKLVNHQKVQITGSKSESNRLLLLQALYPQISITNVSNSDDSVLMQKALTSDEKLIDIHHAGTAMRFLTAYFSTLKDRETIITGSPRMKERPIKILVDALKMLGAEITYLENDGFPPLRIIGKELTEHKVTLEANVSSQYISALLLIASKLENGLELTLKGKITSVPYINMTLSLLNSIGIETDFVDNTISVQPNTMHLKPQTLTVESDWSSASYFYSLIALSAVGTEITIAAYKNKSLQGDSVLAVIYEKFGVTTTFENESITLHKSATIDNTSKIELDLKNAPDIAQTIAVTAFGLGLECYMVGLHTLKIKETDRLVALKTELEKLGAEVLITDLSLYLKSSNKINSDIAIATYNDHRMAMAFAPLGLKVPIVIENADVVSKSYPQFWEDFTAIGFNLK; from the coding sequence ATGGACATTAGTATCCAAAAATCAAAACTTGTTAATCACCAAAAGGTTCAAATTACGGGATCAAAAAGTGAATCTAATCGCTTGTTGTTACTTCAGGCCTTGTACCCTCAAATTAGTATTACTAATGTATCTAATTCAGATGATTCTGTGTTGATGCAAAAAGCACTAACTTCGGATGAAAAGCTGATAGATATCCATCATGCTGGCACAGCTATGCGATTTTTAACAGCTTATTTTTCAACTCTAAAGGATAGAGAAACTATAATTACAGGTTCACCTCGTATGAAAGAACGACCAATTAAAATATTGGTTGATGCTTTAAAAATGTTAGGTGCAGAAATCACTTATTTAGAAAATGATGGTTTTCCACCTTTACGAATAATAGGTAAAGAATTAACGGAGCATAAGGTGACTTTAGAAGCCAATGTAAGTAGTCAGTATATTTCGGCATTATTGCTAATTGCGTCTAAATTAGAAAATGGATTAGAACTTACTTTAAAAGGGAAAATCACCTCAGTACCCTATATTAATATGACCTTGAGCTTATTAAATAGTATTGGTATTGAAACTGATTTTGTAGATAATACCATTTCGGTACAGCCTAATACAATGCATCTAAAACCTCAAACACTAACGGTTGAATCTGATTGGTCATCGGCATCGTATTTTTATAGCTTAATAGCGTTAAGTGCTGTGGGTACAGAAATTACGATTGCAGCCTATAAAAATAAAAGCTTACAAGGAGATTCCGTATTAGCAGTTATATATGAGAAATTTGGGGTTACCACTACTTTTGAAAATGAATCCATAACACTTCATAAATCAGCAACTATTGATAACACCTCTAAAATCGAATTAGATTTAAAAAACGCTCCAGATATTGCACAAACCATAGCTGTAACAGCATTTGGTTTAGGACTAGAATGTTATATGGTTGGCTTACATACTTTAAAAATAAAAGAAACAGATCGTTTAGTTGCGCTTAAAACCGAATTAGAAAAGTTAGGAGCCGAAGTACTTATTACAGACCTTTCTTTATACTTAAAATCGTCAAATAAAATTAATAGTGATATCGCAATAGCAACATACAATGATCATAGGATGGCTATGGCTTTTGCTCCTTTAGGATTAAAAGTGCCAATTGTTATTGAAAACGCTGATGTGGTGAGTAAATCATACCCTCAATTTTGGGAAGATTTTACAGCGATTGGGTTCAATTTAAAATAA
- the rlmN gene encoding 23S rRNA (adenine(2503)-C(2))-methyltransferase RlmN, with the protein MEVKKKDIRALTKDQLRDFFEKQGDKAFRGNQVYEWLWQKSAYSFEDMTNVSLETRQMLEDNFVINHIKVDQMQRSSDGTIKNAVRLHDDLIVESVLIPTATRTTACVSSQVGCSLDCRFCATSRLKRMRNLNPDEIYDQVVAIDNESRLYHGRPLSNIVFMGMGEPLMNYNNVLKAIDKITSPEGLGMSPKRIVVSTSGVPKMIKKMADDNVKFKLAVSLHSAIDEIRTSIMPFNATFPLSDLRESLQYWYAATKNRITYEYVVWDGINDKRKDAEALVDFCKFAPSKVNLIEYNPIDDGEFQQADSKAIDMYVSVLEANNITVTVRRSRGKDIDAACGQLANKS; encoded by the coding sequence ATGGAAGTAAAAAAGAAAGACATAAGAGCCTTAACGAAAGACCAATTAAGAGATTTTTTTGAAAAGCAAGGAGACAAAGCTTTTAGAGGGAATCAGGTTTACGAATGGCTATGGCAAAAGTCAGCCTATAGTTTTGAAGATATGACTAACGTATCCTTAGAAACGCGGCAAATGCTAGAAGATAACTTTGTAATTAACCACATTAAAGTAGATCAGATGCAACGTAGCTCTGATGGTACTATTAAGAACGCTGTGAGACTTCACGATGATTTAATTGTAGAATCTGTACTTATTCCAACAGCGACCAGAACGACAGCTTGTGTGTCGTCTCAAGTAGGTTGTAGTTTAGATTGCAGGTTTTGTGCAACGTCTCGTTTAAAACGTATGCGAAATCTTAATCCAGATGAAATATACGATCAGGTTGTAGCTATCGATAACGAAAGTAGATTATACCACGGTAGACCCTTGAGTAATATTGTGTTCATGGGAATGGGAGAACCTTTAATGAACTATAATAACGTTCTTAAAGCCATCGATAAAATTACATCACCCGAAGGTTTAGGAATGTCGCCAAAACGCATTGTGGTGTCAACGTCTGGAGTGCCAAAAATGATTAAGAAGATGGCAGATGATAATGTAAAATTTAAGTTGGCCGTTTCTCTGCATTCTGCAATAGATGAAATACGTACGTCTATTATGCCATTTAACGCTACATTTCCATTAAGTGACTTAAGAGAGTCTCTTCAATATTGGTATGCAGCCACAAAAAACAGAATTACTTATGAGTATGTGGTTTGGGATGGTATTAATGATAAGCGTAAAGATGCAGAAGCTTTAGTGGATTTTTGCAAATTTGCTCCTAGTAAAGTTAATCTTATAGAGTATAACCCAATTGATGATGGTGAGTTTCAACAAGCCGATTCTAAAGCGATAGACATGTATGTTAGTGTTTTAGAAGCTAATAATATTACGGTAACTGTAAGGAGAAGTAGAGGGAAAGATATTGATGCGGCTTGTGGCCAGTTGGCTAATAAAAGTTAA
- a CDS encoding T9SS type A sorting domain-containing protein — protein MKKITLLLTLFLTTSLMFGQVVLSEDFEAGTTIPATWTNNDIAGGGEVWAIGSGANAIGYNDFGYNYGIAGMAGNFATFDSDGYGGDIAENAALTSPIFDTTGLTTITLSFNHFFTAGYGGQGYVEVTTNGFAWAQVATFTGADASESSFGYEAIDVSTQLAGSTTAQVRFRWTGDYSWGWSFDNVSVFQCIASAPDAVAAVISPIDTATDVEIIYEIDDNLVGPFEWTPAATGDVATSYSMNFGTDPAASNIGTVLELGNGNSVLYDWEPNTTYYWSIESSNCGGSTSGPIWSFTTAACTATAAPVAASTPVPADGAPSVDLSETPEGGLSFSWTEGSPDDVYTLNIGTANPPTQSFDWENGDMLTGLSVSTTYYWSVDVVNCFGITEGTVWSFTTGDVLSIEDNELEAPLSVYPNPTSGILNIKSNQDIDTVAVFNLLGQNVASFTKSSIIDSSVNLSELSNGLYLVKITSGDKTQTIRVTKE, from the coding sequence ATGAAAAAAATTACTTTATTACTTACTCTTTTCTTAACAACGTCCCTAATGTTTGGACAAGTTGTTTTGTCAGAAGATTTTGAAGCAGGAACAACGATACCTGCAACTTGGACTAATAATGATATTGCAGGTGGTGGCGAAGTTTGGGCTATCGGATCTGGTGCAAATGCTATAGGTTATAATGATTTCGGATACAATTATGGTATTGCAGGCATGGCTGGCAACTTTGCTACATTTGATAGTGATGGTTACGGTGGAGATATTGCCGAAAATGCAGCACTTACTAGTCCAATATTTGACACTACTGGTTTAACTACAATTACGCTAAGCTTTAATCATTTTTTTACCGCTGGTTATGGAGGTCAAGGTTATGTAGAAGTCACAACTAATGGATTTGCATGGGCACAAGTAGCCACTTTCACTGGAGCTGACGCATCAGAAAGTTCATTTGGATATGAAGCTATCGATGTATCAACACAGCTTGCTGGTTCTACAACAGCACAAGTTCGTTTTAGATGGACTGGTGACTATTCTTGGGGATGGTCTTTTGATAACGTATCTGTTTTTCAATGTATAGCTAGTGCACCTGATGCTGTAGCAGCAGTAATATCTCCTATAGATACCGCGACAGACGTTGAAATTATTTATGAAATAGACGATAATTTAGTAGGTCCTTTTGAATGGACACCAGCTGCAACGGGTGACGTAGCAACTAGCTACTCAATGAACTTTGGTACAGATCCAGCAGCTTCTAATATTGGTACTGTTCTTGAATTAGGAAATGGAAACTCTGTATTATATGATTGGGAACCAAATACAACTTATTATTGGAGTATCGAAAGTTCAAATTGTGGTGGTAGTACTTCTGGCCCTATTTGGAGTTTCACAACTGCAGCTTGTACTGCAACAGCAGCTCCTGTAGCTGCTAGCACACCTGTACCTGCTGATGGTGCACCTTCTGTAGATTTATCAGAAACACCTGAAGGTGGTTTATCCTTTAGTTGGACTGAAGGTAGTCCTGATGATGTGTACACTTTAAATATAGGTACTGCAAATCCACCAACACAATCTTTCGATTGGGAAAATGGTGACATGCTTACAGGCTTATCAGTAAGTACAACTTACTATTGGAGTGTAGATGTTGTTAACTGCTTTGGAATAACTGAAGGTACTGTATGGAGTTTTACTACAGGAGATGTATTATCTATTGAAGATAATGAATTAGAAGCACCATTGAGTGTATACCCTAATCCAACATCTGGTATTTTAAATATTAAATCTAATCAAGATATTGATACTGTTGCAGTATTTAATTTACTTGGTCAAAATGTAGCAAGTTTTACTAAAAGTTCTATCATTGATTCTTCAGTTAACTTATCTGAATTATCTAACGGACTTTACTTAGTAAAGATTACTTCTGGAGATAAAACTCAGACGATAAGAGTTACTAAAGAATAA
- the queA gene encoding tRNA preQ1(34) S-adenosylmethionine ribosyltransferase-isomerase QueA yields the protein MKLSHFHFDLPDELLAEHPAEHRDESRLMVLNRAEQTIEHKQFKDLIDYFDEGDVMIMNDTKVFPARLFGNKEKTGARIEVFLLRELNQDQRLWDVLVDPARKIRIGNKLYFGDDETLVAEVIDNTTSRGRTLRFLYDGSYSDFRTKLTQLGETPLPKYINREVEPEDEERYQTIYAKNEGAVAAPTAGLHFSKHLLKRLEIKGIKTAEVTLHVGLGTFNPVEVEDLSKHKMDSEEIIIKQSAADIVNDAIEKKKRVCAVGTTSMRTIESSVSSNGRLNEFEGWTNKFIFPPYDFSIANCMITNFHTPKSTLLMMTSAFAGHDFMKKAYEEAVKEKYKFYSYGDAMLII from the coding sequence ATGAAATTATCACATTTCCATTTTGACCTTCCAGACGAATTATTAGCCGAGCATCCTGCAGAACACAGAGATGAATCAAGACTAATGGTTCTAAATAGAGCAGAACAAACTATTGAACACAAACAATTCAAAGATCTTATCGATTATTTTGATGAAGGTGATGTGATGATTATGAATGATACTAAAGTGTTTCCTGCACGTTTATTTGGTAACAAAGAAAAAACAGGAGCACGTATCGAAGTGTTTTTACTTCGTGAGTTAAACCAAGATCAACGTCTTTGGGATGTATTAGTAGATCCAGCTCGCAAAATAAGAATTGGTAATAAATTATATTTTGGTGACGATGAGACTTTAGTTGCTGAGGTTATAGACAATACAACGTCTAGAGGAAGAACGTTACGTTTTTTATATGACGGATCATATTCAGATTTCAGAACAAAATTAACGCAACTTGGAGAAACACCATTGCCTAAATATATTAACAGAGAGGTAGAGCCAGAAGATGAAGAGCGTTACCAAACTATCTATGCAAAAAACGAAGGAGCTGTAGCAGCACCAACAGCAGGTTTGCACTTTTCTAAGCATTTATTAAAACGTTTAGAAATTAAAGGAATTAAGACAGCAGAAGTAACGTTGCATGTTGGTTTAGGTACATTTAACCCAGTTGAGGTTGAAGATTTATCTAAGCACAAAATGGATAGTGAAGAGATTATAATAAAACAAAGTGCAGCTGATATTGTAAACGACGCTATCGAAAAGAAAAAGCGTGTGTGTGCAGTAGGTACTACATCAATGCGTACTATTGAGAGTTCAGTATCATCAAATGGAAGATTAAATGAATTTGAAGGTTGGACCAATAAATTTATATTCCCTCCGTATGATTTTAGTATCGCTAACTGTATGATTACAAATTTTCATACCCCTAAATCGACCTTGTTAATGATGACATCAGCTTTTGCAGGTCATGATTTTATGAAGAAAGCATACGAAGAAGCTGTTAAAGAAAAATATAAATTCTATTCTTATGGTGATGCGATGTTAATCATCTAA
- a CDS encoding polyprenyl synthetase family protein produces MKITEQIKLPIAYEMDLFEQKFQLSMASKVALLNRITHYIVNRKGKQMRPMFVFLVAKMMNNGEVSERTYRGASVIELIHTATLVHDDVVDDSNRRRGFFSINALWKNKIAVLIGDFLLSKGLLLSIDNNDFDLLKIISVAVREMSEGELLQIEKARQLDITEAIYYEIIRQKTATLIAACCSLGAASVKPNSPDVESMRKFGELIGMAFQIKDDLFDYGKEAIGKPTGIDIKEQKMTLPLIYVLNNCTKKEKKWLINSVKNHNKDKKRVNAVIAFVKANGGLDYAVAKMKAFQEEALNILANYPESPYKASLKLMVDYVIDRKK; encoded by the coding sequence ATGAAGATAACCGAACAAATAAAACTACCTATTGCCTACGAGATGGATCTTTTTGAACAAAAGTTTCAACTCTCTATGGCGAGTAAGGTGGCGCTGCTTAATCGGATTACACATTATATCGTAAACCGAAAGGGGAAACAAATGCGACCAATGTTTGTGTTTTTAGTGGCTAAAATGATGAATAATGGTGAAGTTAGCGAACGGACTTATAGAGGTGCTTCGGTAATAGAGCTTATTCATACAGCAACTTTGGTTCACGATGATGTGGTAGATGATAGTAACCGAAGACGTGGTTTCTTTTCTATTAACGCCCTCTGGAAAAATAAAATCGCTGTTCTTATAGGTGACTTTCTACTATCTAAAGGGTTATTACTTTCAATTGATAATAATGATTTCGATTTACTAAAAATTATCTCTGTCGCAGTGCGCGAAATGAGCGAAGGAGAATTACTTCAAATAGAAAAAGCGAGACAACTCGATATCACCGAAGCTATTTATTACGAAATTATCCGACAAAAAACAGCCACCTTAATAGCGGCTTGTTGTAGTTTGGGAGCTGCTTCCGTAAAACCGAATTCTCCAGATGTAGAATCAATGCGAAAGTTTGGTGAGTTAATCGGTATGGCATTTCAGATTAAAGATGATTTGTTCGATTATGGAAAAGAAGCTATCGGCAAACCTACAGGTATAGATATTAAAGAGCAAAAAATGACCTTACCTTTAATATATGTTTTAAATAATTGTACCAAGAAAGAGAAAAAATGGTTAATTAATTCTGTTAAAAATCATAATAAAGATAAGAAACGCGTCAATGCGGTTATTGCTTTTGTAAAAGCTAATGGAGGTTTGGATTATGCTGTAGCTAAGATGAAAGCATTTCAAGAAGAAGCCTTAAATATATTAGCAAATTACCCAGAGTCACCATACAAAGCATCTCTTAAGCTTATGGTAGATTATGTAATTGATCGAAAAAAATAA